The following are from one region of the Egicoccus sp. AB-alg6-2 genome:
- a CDS encoding SRPBCC family protein, whose protein sequence is MEFTNEFSVPTDVDTTFATLTDLERVAPCLPGAQLEEVDGDVYTGRVKVKVGPISMTYRGQARMVEADAEAKRARIEASGKEARGGGTAKADVVATLREGGEGTLVLVTTDLTVTGKPAQFGRGVMEEVGTKIIDSFAERLRLMLQEEQGATEAAATSASTEPAPGRGEAAATGAASVGAAAAPAPAADGGTRRLDQDPSREDDALDLFDVAGGATLKRALPLVGVLAALAAVWLLLRRKRD, encoded by the coding sequence GTGGAGTTCACCAACGAGTTCAGCGTCCCCACCGACGTGGACACCACCTTCGCCACCCTCACCGACCTCGAGCGCGTGGCGCCGTGCCTGCCCGGCGCACAGCTCGAGGAGGTCGACGGCGACGTCTACACCGGGCGTGTCAAAGTGAAGGTCGGTCCCATCTCGATGACCTACCGCGGGCAGGCACGCATGGTCGAAGCCGACGCCGAGGCGAAGCGGGCCAGGATCGAGGCCAGCGGCAAGGAGGCCCGCGGCGGCGGCACCGCGAAGGCCGACGTCGTGGCCACCCTGCGCGAGGGCGGCGAGGGCACGCTCGTCTTGGTGACGACCGACCTGACCGTGACCGGCAAGCCGGCTCAGTTCGGCCGTGGCGTCATGGAGGAGGTCGGCACGAAGATCATCGACAGCTTCGCCGAGCGACTGCGGCTGATGCTGCAGGAGGAGCAGGGAGCCACCGAAGCGGCCGCCACCTCCGCCTCGACCGAGCCCGCTCCCGGCCGCGGCGAGGCGGCCGCGACCGGCGCTGCCAGCGTGGGCGCGGCCGCCGCCCCGGCGCCGGCCGCGGACGGTGGGACGCGACGACTCGACCAGGATCCCTCGCGGGAGGACGACGCGCTCGACCTCTTCGACGTGGCCGGTGGTGCGACGCTCAAGCGGGCCTTGCCGCTCGTCGGCGTCCTCGCCGCGCTCGCCGCCGTGTGGCTGCTGCTGCGACGGAAGCGCGACTGA
- a CDS encoding XdhC family protein, whose product MRDELAVLRRWQADGATIALASVVATSASAPRQPGAALALHPDGEVLGSVSGGCVEGAVVEVATQVLASGTAQRVRYGISDDEAFAVGLTCGGTIEVFVRRVAPSDLDLVAVAARIEADEPVAVATIVEHDARPDLVGRAMVVTDADTTGGTGEHFLDRAIVEHARGMLAQGETGLRHVGPRGERRMDDVAVFVESFAPRPRMLVFGAIDFAAAVATIGRYLGFHVTVCDARARFATALRFPDADEVVVDWPHRYLAATEVDARTVVCVLTHDPKFDVPVLQVALDTPAAYIGVMGSRRTHEDRLARLREVGVDEADLRRLHSPIGLDLGARTPQETAVSIAAEIVSLRHGGSGRPLRETEGDIHRDVDPVHA is encoded by the coding sequence ATGCGTGACGAGCTCGCGGTCCTGCGCCGGTGGCAGGCCGACGGCGCCACCATCGCCCTCGCCAGCGTGGTCGCGACCAGCGCCAGCGCGCCCCGCCAGCCCGGCGCGGCCCTCGCGCTGCACCCCGACGGCGAGGTGCTCGGCAGCGTCTCGGGCGGTTGTGTCGAAGGTGCGGTCGTCGAGGTGGCCACGCAGGTGCTGGCTTCCGGCACCGCCCAGCGGGTGCGCTATGGCATCTCCGACGACGAGGCGTTCGCCGTCGGACTCACCTGCGGCGGCACCATCGAGGTGTTCGTCCGTCGGGTCGCGCCGTCCGATCTCGACCTCGTCGCCGTCGCCGCGCGCATCGAGGCCGACGAGCCCGTCGCCGTCGCCACGATCGTCGAGCACGACGCGCGGCCGGACCTGGTCGGCCGGGCGATGGTGGTGACCGACGCCGACACGACCGGCGGAACGGGTGAGCACTTCCTGGATCGGGCCATCGTCGAGCACGCCCGCGGGATGCTGGCGCAGGGCGAGACCGGGCTGCGTCACGTCGGCCCCCGCGGCGAGCGCCGGATGGACGACGTGGCGGTGTTCGTCGAGTCGTTCGCGCCCCGGCCCCGCATGCTCGTCTTCGGCGCGATCGACTTCGCCGCGGCGGTGGCCACCATCGGCCGCTACCTCGGGTTCCACGTCACCGTCTGCGACGCACGGGCCCGGTTCGCGACCGCGCTCCGCTTTCCCGACGCCGACGAGGTCGTCGTCGACTGGCCACATCGCTACCTCGCCGCCACCGAGGTCGATGCGCGCACCGTCGTGTGCGTGCTGACCCACGACCCGAAGTTCGACGTGCCCGTCCTGCAGGTCGCGCTGGACACCCCCGCCGCCTACATCGGCGTGATGGGGAGTCGCCGTACCCACGAGGACCGTCTCGCGCGACTGCGCGAGGTCGGCGTCGACGAGGCGGACCTGCGGCGCCTGCACTCCCCGATCGGTCTCGACCTCGGAGCGCGCACGCCGCAGGAGACCGCCGTCTCGATCGCGGCCGAGATCGTGTCGCTGCGCCACGGCGGCAGCGGCCGCCCACTGCGCGAGACCGAGGGAGACATCCACCGCGACGTGGATCCCGTCCACGCATGA
- a CDS encoding VWA domain-containing protein — MSPPSLAPVAVGFGRALRAAGVDADPRRVQAFVAALEQVRPDRVRDVYWAGRVTLCAGPDDLPRYDRVFDAYFAGVTVGGRARTNRRVQVTADALGVPGAGDVGEDAPSVTTVTRHASAVEALRHRDVADLTEAERRELRRLLARFSLAGEVRRSRRRQRAHRGRIDRRRTVRRLLAAGGEPARLPTTRPRPRPRRVVLLIDVSGSMAGYADALLRFAHAAVRGREAPTEVFTLGTRLTRVTDALAHRDADTAMRAVSAAIPDWSGGTRLGPTLRAFLDLWGQRGMARGAVVVVLSDGWETGDVTELGQQVQRLARLTHRLVWANPRAGRAGFAPTAAGMAVALPYCDHFQAGHSLASLEQLASVVAGAAVSGPRSTGREGPGPRTVAGAAGDREGVHDA, encoded by the coding sequence GTGAGCCCGCCGTCGTTGGCGCCCGTCGCCGTCGGATTCGGGCGGGCGCTGCGCGCGGCCGGGGTCGACGCCGACCCGCGGCGTGTGCAGGCCTTCGTCGCGGCGCTCGAGCAGGTGCGACCCGACCGGGTGCGGGACGTCTACTGGGCCGGGCGGGTCACGTTGTGTGCCGGCCCCGACGACCTGCCCCGCTACGACCGCGTCTTCGACGCCTACTTCGCCGGCGTCACCGTCGGTGGACGTGCCCGCACCAACCGGCGGGTCCAGGTGACCGCGGACGCACTGGGCGTCCCCGGCGCCGGTGACGTCGGGGAGGACGCCCCGTCCGTGACCACCGTCACCCGTCACGCCAGTGCCGTCGAGGCGCTGCGTCACCGCGACGTCGCCGACCTCACCGAGGCCGAGCGCCGCGAGTTGCGGCGGCTGCTGGCCCGGTTCTCCCTGGCCGGCGAGGTCCGTCGCAGCCGGCGCCGGCAGCGCGCGCACCGCGGCCGGATCGACCGGCGCCGGACGGTCCGGCGGTTGCTTGCCGCCGGCGGGGAACCGGCACGGCTGCCCACCACCCGTCCACGCCCGCGGCCCCGACGTGTCGTCCTGCTGATCGACGTCAGCGGTTCCATGGCCGGGTATGCCGACGCGCTGCTGCGGTTCGCCCATGCCGCCGTCCGGGGACGCGAGGCACCGACCGAGGTCTTCACGCTCGGAACCCGGCTGACACGCGTGACCGACGCGCTCGCGCACCGTGACGCGGACACGGCGATGCGGGCGGTGTCGGCGGCGATTCCCGACTGGTCCGGGGGCACCCGGCTGGGGCCGACCTTGCGCGCCTTTCTCGACCTCTGGGGTCAGCGCGGCATGGCGCGTGGGGCGGTGGTGGTCGTGCTCTCCGACGGGTGGGAGACCGGCGACGTGACCGAGCTCGGTCAGCAGGTCCAGCGCCTGGCCCGGTTGACACACCGCCTCGTCTGGGCCAATCCCCGCGCCGGTCGGGCCGGCTTCGCGCCCACCGCGGCGGGCATGGCCGTGGCACTGCCGTACTGCGACCACTTCCAGGCCGGGCACTCCCTGGCGTCGCTGGAACAGCTGGCCTCGGTCGTCGCCGGGGCCGCCGTCTCCGGCCCCCGCTCGACAGGGCGGGAAGGGCCTGGCCCGCGTACCGTGGCGGGTGCGGCGGGCGACCGGGAAGGGGTGCACGATGCGTGA
- a CDS encoding AAA family ATPase, whose protein sequence is MSEDDHAEAGAPGAASAAPGGRLPVDVTDPGSLAERLAQVGYLADPGLATAAYLTCVLRRPLLLEGDAGVGKTATAAALAAVLQAPLLRLQCYEGIDAAQALYDWNFPAQILHLRAAEAAGGRRDEHVLEGELYDRRFLVARPLLQALETDPVVLLIDEVDRADDEFEALLLEVLSDFTISVPELGTIRAATPPVVVLTSNRTREVHDALKRRCYYHWLDHPGFAREVEIVRTRLPGVSERLAREVVSAVQNLRGQDLLKVPGVAETLDWTQALVALGADHLDADLAVATLGSVLKFREDQERARALDVAGLVARAVAGD, encoded by the coding sequence TTGAGCGAGGACGACCACGCCGAAGCGGGCGCGCCGGGGGCGGCATCGGCCGCTCCCGGCGGCCGCCTGCCGGTCGACGTCACCGATCCGGGGTCGCTCGCCGAACGACTGGCGCAGGTGGGCTATCTCGCCGACCCCGGGCTGGCGACGGCGGCGTACCTGACGTGCGTGCTGCGACGGCCGCTGCTGCTGGAGGGCGACGCCGGTGTCGGCAAGACCGCCACGGCGGCCGCGTTGGCCGCGGTCCTGCAGGCTCCGCTGCTGCGGCTGCAGTGCTACGAGGGCATCGACGCCGCCCAGGCCCTGTACGACTGGAACTTCCCGGCCCAGATCCTGCACCTGCGTGCCGCCGAGGCCGCGGGAGGGCGGCGCGACGAGCACGTACTCGAAGGCGAGCTGTACGACCGCCGGTTCCTGGTGGCACGACCACTGCTGCAGGCGCTGGAGACCGACCCGGTCGTGCTGCTCATCGACGAGGTCGACCGGGCCGACGACGAGTTCGAAGCCCTGCTGCTGGAGGTCCTGAGCGACTTCACGATCAGCGTGCCCGAGCTCGGCACGATCCGGGCGGCGACACCCCCGGTGGTGGTGTTGACCTCGAACCGCACCCGCGAGGTCCACGACGCACTCAAGCGCCGCTGCTACTACCACTGGCTCGACCATCCCGGTTTCGCGCGCGAGGTCGAGATCGTCCGTACCCGGTTGCCGGGCGTTTCCGAGCGGCTCGCCAGGGAGGTCGTGTCGGCCGTGCAGAACCTCCGTGGGCAGGACCTGCTGAAGGTCCCCGGTGTGGCCGAGACCCTCGACTGGACCCAGGCGCTGGTGGCGCTCGGTGCCGACCACCTCGATGCCGACCTGGCGGTGGCGACGCTCGGGTCGGTGCTCAAGTTCCGTGAGGACCAGGAGCGGGCGCGTGCACTGGACGTCGCCGGACTCGTCGCGCGCGCCGTCGCCGGTGACTGA
- a CDS encoding xanthine dehydrogenase family protein subunit M, whose product MIPATFDYVRAESVDHAVSVLAEHGDEAKLIAGGHSLLPLMKLRLAAPEVLVDLGRVEALRGVRETDDGRLAIGAMTRHQDVIDDPLVQQHCGVLAHVTAMVGDAQVRHRGTIGGALAHGDAAGDLPATALALDATFVCQGPGGQREVAAADFFVDYLDTALEDAEVLTEVRFPRLDGAWGWRYEKFVRVSQAWAIVGSVAIVRRDDGHVGEARVGLTNMATVPVRARAVEQALAGAGTDAIRRAAESAAEGTSPSADLNASPAYREHLARVLTRRALEAAAS is encoded by the coding sequence ATGATCCCGGCGACCTTCGACTACGTCCGGGCCGAATCGGTCGACCACGCCGTGTCGGTGCTGGCCGAGCATGGCGACGAAGCCAAGCTGATCGCTGGCGGGCACAGCCTGCTGCCGCTGATGAAACTGCGGCTGGCGGCGCCCGAGGTGCTGGTCGACCTCGGCCGCGTCGAGGCGCTGCGCGGCGTGCGCGAGACCGACGACGGCCGGCTGGCGATCGGCGCGATGACCCGGCACCAGGACGTCATCGATGACCCCCTCGTCCAGCAGCACTGCGGCGTGCTGGCGCACGTCACGGCCATGGTCGGTGACGCACAGGTTCGCCACCGCGGCACGATCGGTGGCGCACTCGCGCACGGTGACGCCGCCGGCGACCTGCCCGCCACGGCACTGGCGCTCGACGCCACGTTCGTCTGCCAGGGCCCCGGCGGCCAGCGCGAGGTGGCGGCCGCCGACTTCTTCGTCGACTACCTCGACACCGCGCTCGAGGACGCCGAGGTGCTGACCGAGGTGCGGTTTCCGCGCCTCGACGGCGCCTGGGGCTGGCGGTACGAGAAGTTCGTCCGGGTCTCGCAGGCCTGGGCCATCGTCGGATCGGTCGCGATCGTCCGTCGCGACGACGGCCACGTCGGCGAGGCGCGCGTCGGGCTGACCAACATGGCGACCGTGCCGGTGCGGGCGCGTGCGGTCGAGCAGGCACTGGCCGGCGCCGGGACGGACGCGATCCGTCGTGCGGCGGAGTCCGCCGCCGAGGGCACCTCGCCCTCGGCGGACCTCAACGCCTCACCGGCCTACCGGGAGCACCTCGCACGGGTCCTGACCCGACGGGCGCTGGAAGCCGCCGCCTCTTGA